The following are encoded in a window of Colletotrichum lupini chromosome 3, complete sequence genomic DNA:
- a CDS encoding ubiquitin family protein, translating into MSGEHENGSPSAGGQDAPPAVEHLNIKVTDNNNEVFFKIKRSTKLDKLMTAFCERQGKAMNSVRFLFEGQRVQPTDTPDTLEMADGDTLEVHQEQVGGSL; encoded by the exons ATGTCTGGCGAACACGAGAACGGAAGCCCGTCTGCTGGCGGTCAAGATGCTCCGCCCGCCGTCGAGCACCTGAACATCAAGGTTACCGACAACAACAATGAAGTCTTCTTCAAGATCAAGCGCTCGACCAAGCTGGACAAGCTTATGACGGCCTTCTGCGAGAGACAAGGCAAGGCTATGAACTCTGTTCGGTTCCTCTTCGAGGGCCAGCGTGTCCAACCCACGGATACCCCAGACACG CTCGAGATGGCGGATGGAGACACTCTCGAGGTGCACCAGGAGCAGGTCGGCGGTTCCCTGTAA
- a CDS encoding LIM domain-containing protein, producing MHRRKSTEKTRKVTPPSPSYMNNEQFAAYLANLRSNRVARPGGARPLPPSSSSIRSKRPSIEHSVSEPLPRSESPALSTPSSINVPSQPHPPSVNASVSSRHSIPSIQGREYQPYRPTSPLKPSQVVPTATYMERGQRWMEKEEAVSLRHAMEDMSIKNGEQPVEDEPVETPDDETRIYNAALDEASELVWRHQNGVRPPDKDAPYRYKPHLRKNSYAHARTASVGKHADGAHPSGLARDKSRSVSGSSTDSDGHSRRSRPSLALSRNSVGGESQSPDRPSMDLGTSGPAGARPLPKPRSSGQRRSSMKRNISGEVQRPFSGDQIWEEPETNAREDKARTKPASAADLPLVDKPENPQNQVRFATNSQADRVGPWKPRCNVEIQRNPPSQSRNPQYTINTSVPKPVVDDHIPKKNGMEIRSEDIRGATSMKLKDRSAKLPTPTAVSDRPGRPIVSFDSKWKAPDERTDARPGAASQNNQPMEIPSIVVASEEPPSDRTRSNPIIPVINIDGTDEPPASNPGIPFIVTPDDDESSNPKPRPLPDPKTASRGHPFRRPQRHWSPAPATSKHSTALCHECAFPIEGRFVALGGSSERFHPQCFSCFACGTGLEALEISPEPEAHRQERLDRIQRRAHGEVLEETPGKTMAEDGDERLRFFCHLDWHELYAPRCKHCKTPILGEHVVALGEHWHYGHFFCAECGDPFEKGMTHIEKDGYAWCVNCQTKRTERRAPKCKKCKTAVIGQYIRALGGEWHDECFRCASCQGGFDDGQIFPKEVGDRVMVLCTGCRMIELKA from the exons ATGCATCGCAGAAAGAGCACTGAGAAGACGAGAAAGGTGACTCCTCCATCGCCAAGCTACATGAATAACGAACAATTCG CTGCCTACTTGGCAAACCTCCGATCCAACAGAGTCGCCCGCCCCGGCGGAGCAAGGCCACTGCCGCCTTCCTCTTCAAGCATAAGATCAAAACGCCCTTCAATCGAACATAGCGTTTCCGAACCCCTTCCACGAAGCGAAAGTCCTGCACTCTCCACTCCAAGTTCTATCAATGTACCATCGCAACCGCATCCCCCTTCTGTCAACGCCAGTGTATCATCCCGTCATTCCATTCCGAGCATCCAAGGACGGGAGTATCAACCTTACCGCCCAACATCACCTCTGAAGCCTTCTCAGGTGGTGCCGACTGCCACCTACATGGAAAGAGGACAGCGATGGATGGAAAAGGAAGAGGCCGTGTCACTTCGACATGCCATGGAAGACATGTCCATTAAGAACGGCGAACAACCCGTCGAGGATGAACCCGTGGAGACGCCAGACGACGAAACACGTATCTATAATGCTGCACTCGACGAGGCCTCAGAACTGGTCTGGCGGCATCAGAATGGAGTCCGCCCTCCTGACAAGGACGCACCGTATCGGTACAAGCCTCACCTCAGAAAGAACAGTTATGCTCATGCTCGCACCGCAAGCGTGGGCAAACATGCCGACGGCGCCCATCCATCCGGCCTCGCTAGGGACAAGTCCAGGTCAGTTTCTGGCAGCTCTACCGACAGCGATGGTCACTCTCGGCGAAGTCGACCTTCCTTGGCTTTGTCACGGAATAGCGTTGGGGGGGAGAGTCAGAGTCCCGACCGGCCTTCGATGGACTTGGGAACTTCAGGGCCAGCCGGTGCCAGACCCCTTCCGAAACCCAGGAGCTCAGGGCAGCGTCGCAGCAGTATGAAGCGGAACATCAGCGGCGAAGTTCAAAGGCCATTTTCCGGTGATCAGATTTGGGAAGAGCCAGAAACCAATGCCCGGGAAGACAAGGCCAGGACGAAGCCAGCGTCGGCAGCAGACTTACCTCTGGTTGACAAACCAGAGAACCCCCAGAATCAAGTCCGATTTGCTACAAACTCACAGGCGGACCGCGTTGGACCCTGGAAACCCAGGTGCAATGTCGAGATTCAACGGAACCCACCGTCTCAGTCACGCAACCCACAGTACACCATCAACACTTCGGTTCCGAAGCCTGTGGTGGACGACCATATCCCCAAGAAGAACGGCATGGAGATACGCAGTGAAGATATCCGAGGGGCCACAAGTATGAAGCTGAAGGACCGCAGCGCGAAGTTGCCTACACCCACGGCTGTCAGTGATCGCCCTGGTCGGCCGATTGTAAGCTTCGACTCGAAGTGGAAGGCTCCAGACGAGAGAACTGATGCTAGGCCAGGAGCCGCGAGCCAAAACAACCAGCCGATGGAAATTCCTTCTATCGTGGTGGCGTCGGAGGAGCCTCCGTCGGACAGAACACGCAGCAACCCGATCATTCCGGTCATAAATATTGACGGGACAGATGAGCCACCTGCTTCTAATCCTGGTATTCCTTTCATAGTCACTCCCGACGACGATGAATCTTCGAATCCGAAGCCGCGGCCCTTGCCTGACCCCAAGACAGCATCCAGAGGGCACCCTTTCCGGCGCCCGCAACGTCACTGGTCACCAGCCCCTGCCACTAGCAAACACTCAACCGCTTTGTGTCACGAATGCGCATTCCCCATTGAAGGTAGATTCGTCGCTCTGGGCGGATCCTCAGAGCGCTTCCACCCCCAGTGCTTCAGCTGCTTTGCTTGTGGTACTGGTCTAGAAGCCTTGGAGATTAGCCCAGAGCCAGAAGCTCATCGCCAAGAGCGCCTCGACAGAATTCAACGTCGCGCCCATGGCGAGGTGTTGGAAGAAACGCCAGGCAAGACCATGGCCGAAGACGGTGACGAGCGCCTACGTTTCTTCTGTCATCTTGATTGGCACGAACTTTACGCACCGAGATGCAAACACTGCAAGACACCCATTCTCGGGGAGCACGTTGTCGCTCTGGGAGAGCATTGGCACTACGGACACTTCTTTTGCGCGGAATGCGGCGATCCATTCGAGAAAGGCATGACTCATATCGAAAAGGACGGGTATGCGTGGTGTGTCAACTGTCAGACAAAGAGGACGGAGAGAAGGGCGCCCAAGTGCAAGAAGTGCAAGACTGCTGTCATCGGACAATACATTCGGGCGCTGGGCGGTGAGTGGCATGATGAGTGTTTCCGCTGCGCTTCTTGCCAGGGCGGTTTCGACGACGGCCAAATTTTTCCTAAAGAGGTTGGTGACAGGGTCATGGTACTATGCACAGGATGCCGCATGATAGAACTCAAGGCATAA